In Solanum pennellii chromosome 7, SPENNV200, the following are encoded in one genomic region:
- the LOC107025733 gene encoding transcriptional regulator STERILE APETALA-like — MSTSEEVGGGRGGGRRRRRGGGNNGVWPEPFLEALATQMAINTTSSINRLAAAQALSNLFQVCSTWRAVSRSDLLWQNLSNRIWNRDRLLRPTWHDEYVYWHRTSNNFRQRRYVHRTLHFVQANNDDDNNDGLSCRRIALSDRHLAAGFSDGSVQLFHLISRAHLSTYYPQQRDRLGRYSRAISGIILSDEKLVFASLDGDIHVVVLGGADTDPPRRAHLGDVVNDGALVDFTGRDRWWIGLYAGVPGRAFHVWNSETEQLIFADGDLTDPEAVTGWHLLSELTDLVGRVHVTARDTAVACTGPRLVVIDLHNQGLILRERSFQHELIVGSFDATSDSLVVVDGRGVATVRRTEDLDESCRFNVRGASQRGVVGSMNSSGYGVMCVGEVIRVWEVENGVYLYSLRERIGEVNAMHANERHIVACSSDGTIHLWDFGA; from the exons ATGTCAACTTCCGAAGAAGTTGGAGGAGGACGAGGAGGAGGACGAAGACGACGTAGAGGTGGAGGAAATAATGGTGTTTGGCCAGAGCCATTCTTGGAGGCATTAGCTACACAAATGGCTATTAATACTACTAGCTCCATTAATCGTCTTGCTGCTGCTCAAGCACTCTCAAATCTTTTCCAG gTTTGTTCAACATGGAGAGCTGTGTCCCGGTCCGATCTGCTATGGCAAAATTTAAGCAACCGTATATGGAACCGCGATCGTCTTCTCCGTCCGACGTGGCACGACGAATACGTATATTGGCACCGTACTTCTAATAATTTCCGTCAACGTAGATACGTACACCGTACTCTCCATTTTGTACAAGCAAACAACGACGATGATAACAATGACGGTCTCTCTTGTCGTCGTATCGCGTTATCCGATCGCCATTTAGCTGCCGGATTTTCCGATGGATCGGTTCAATTGTTTCATCTAATATCTAGGGCTCATTTGTCTACTTATTATCCGCAACAACGTGACCGGCTCGGCCGGTATTCTAGGGCTATTTCGGGAATTATTTTATCGGATGAGAAACTTGTGTTTGCATCATTGGATGGTGATATACATGTGGTGGTGCTCGGCGGGGCGGATACTGATCCTCCCCGCCGTGCACATTTAGGTGACGTGGTGAATGACGGCGCTTTGGTGGATTTCACCGGCCGTGATCGGTGGTGGATTGGCCTCTATGCAG GTGTACCGGGTCGGGCATTTCACGTATGGAATAGTGAAACGGAGCAACTAATCTTCGCCGACGGCGATTTAACCGATCCCGAGGCAGTAACCGGCTGGCATCTCCTAAGCGAGTTAACCGACCTCGTGGGCCGGGTCCATGTCACAGCTCGTGACACTGCTGTGGCATGTACCGGCCCACGACTCGTTGTTATAGACTTACATAACCAAGGGTTGATCCTCCGAGAAAGATCCTTCCAACATGAGCTCATTGTAGGATCTTTCGACGCCACGAGCGACTCGCTCGTGGTAGTGGACGGACGGGGTGTAGCCACAGTCCGTCGGACTGAGGATTTGGATGAATCGTGTAGGTTTAACGTGCGAGGCGCGTCGCAACGGGGGGTGGTTGGAAGCATGAATAGTAGTGGATATGGTGTAATGTGTGTGGGAGAAGTTATTAGGGTTTGGGAAGTAGAAAATGGAGTGTATCTTTATAGTTTAAGGGAAAGAATAGGGGAAGTTAATGCCATGCATGCAAATGAAAGGCATATAGTAGCTTGTTCTAGTGATGGTACAATTCATTTGTGGGATTTTGGGgcttaa